CAGCGTGTGGATGGAGTCGTTCGACACGGCCAGCAGCTGCACGTCGTCGTTGACGAACTTCGGCAGGTTGTCCCGCAGCTCGCACAGCTCGCCCGTGCAGACGCCGGTGAACGCGAACGGGTAGAAGAGCACCACCACGTTCTTCTCGCCCCGGAAGTCCGAGAGCCGCACCGTGGCGCCGTGGTTGTCCTTGAGCTCGAAGTCGGGCGCCTTGTCACCGACCTGGATCGCCATGATCTACCTGAGTCCCTTCATGGACTGTTCGGGTGGCCCAGCCTACGCAGCAGACAGGAAACCCCTGGAGGCGGCCCCGAAGGGGCCCCTCCAGGGGCGCGGGGAACTGCGCGACAAGCCACGACGAACCTGCGGTCGCCGTCGCACAGAACCCACCGAGCTCTCAGGCGAGCCTGCCGAGCCAAAGCGGCAGCGTCACGTCACCTCTTGCCGGACTTGGCGGCCTTCGGCGTCACGAGCCGGCTGCCGCTCCAGTCCTTGCCCACGCTGACACTCTTCGACGCGGACAACCCCGCAGTCGTCGCGGCCTCCGAAATGTCGCTGGGCTCCACATAGCCGTCGCGCCCGGTCTTGGGCGTCAGCAGCAGGATCGAGCCACCTTCCTCGATGTACGTGGTGGCGTCCACCAGCACATCCGTCAGGTCGCCGTCGTCGTCTCGGAACCACAGCACGACGGCATCGGCCACGTCGTCGTAGTCCTCGTCGACGAGCTCACTGCCTACGACTTCCTCGATGGACTCGCGGAGCTCCTGGTCGACATCGTCGTCGTAGCCGATCTCCTGGACCACCTGCTCGGGCTGGAACCCCAGCCTTGCGGCAGGGTTCGTCCGCTCCTCCGCGTGGTCCGCGGTCGCGCTCACGGGTTGCCTCCTGATCATGTTCGGGTGGGGTCGCCCCCTGGGGAATCAGCCACGCGCGTGCGCGAAGCATTGGCCGTAGTCCACACGGGCGGGGCGGATCGCGCAAGTACCCAGCCTTCGAGACCGCCGAAACGGTGACGATCCGGGCCGTGTCACCGCAACTCTCTACGCGGATTCACAGCTTCACGTGACGCACGCCACACCGTTCTGCCCGTTTTGCGCATTCGGCAACCATCCGGGGGTACGAGCATCGAATACCTTTACTACCTTTGTCGAGCAGGTAAGCGCCCTGGTTACCTCTCGGTAGAGGTGACGTTTGCGTTCCCGAGGTACACGATGGGGGGCGGTGCAGGCACCTTGAGAACCCCCTCGACACCCTGCAGAAACCCCGAAGAGCGGCCCTCTGACAGCTAAGGAACAGCGTGGCTTCCGGATCCGATCGCAATCCGATCATCATTGGCGGCCTTCCGAGTCAGGTCCCTGACTTCGATCCCGAGGAGACCCAGGAGTGGCTCGACTCGCTCGACGCCGCCGTGGACGAGCGCGGGCGTGAGCGCGCGCGCTACCTGATGCTCCGGCTCATCGAGCGGGCCCGCGAGAAGCGCGTGGCCGTTCCCGAGATGCGCAGCACGGACTACGTCAACACCATCCCGACCAAGGCCGAGCCGTTCTTCCCCGGCAACGAGGAGATCGAGCGGAAGATCCTCAACGCGACCCGTTGGAACGCGGCCGTGATGGTCTCGCGCGCCCAGCGGCCCGGGATCGGCGTCGGTGGTCACATCGCGACCTTCGCGTCCTCCGCCTCCCTCTACGACGTGGGCTTCAACCACTTCTTCCGCGGCAAGGACGAGGGCGACGGCGGCGACCAGATCTTCTTCCAGGGCCACGCCTCGCCCGGCATCTACGCCCGCGCGTTCATGCTCGACCGGCTCGACGAGCAGCAGCTGGACGCGTTCCGCCAGGAGAAGTCCAAGGCGCCGTACGGGCTGTCCAGCTACCCGCACCCGCGTCTGATGCCGGACTTCTGGGAGTTCCCGACCGTGTCCATGGGGCTCGGCCCGCTGGGCGCGATCTTCCAGGCGCGGATGAACCGGTACATGGAGGCGCGCGGGATCGCGGACACCTCCAAGTCGCACGTGTGGGCGTTCCTCGGCGACGGCGAGATGGACGAGCCGGAGTCGCTCGGCCAGCTCACCCTCGCCGCCCGCGAGGGCCTCGACAACCTGACCTTCGTCGTGAACTGCAACCTCCAGCGCCTCGACGGCCCGGTGCGCGGCAACGGCAAGGTCATCCAGGAGCTGGAGTCGGTCTTCCGGGGCGCCGGCTGGAACGTGATCAAGCTGGTCTGGGACCGCTCCTGGGACCCGCT
This genomic stretch from Streptomyces deccanensis harbors:
- a CDS encoding peroxiredoxin, with product MAIQVGDKAPDFELKDNHGATVRLSDFRGEKNVVVLFYPFAFTGVCTGELCELRDNLPKFVNDDVQLLAVSNDSIHTLRVFAEQEGLEYPLLSDFWPHGEVSRAYGVFDADKGCAVRGTFIVDKEGIVRWTVVNALPDARDLNEYLTALDTL
- a CDS encoding DUF3052 domain-containing protein; translation: MSATADHAEERTNPAARLGFQPEQVVQEIGYDDDVDQELRESIEEVVGSELVDEDYDDVADAVVLWFRDDDGDLTDVLVDATTYIEEGGSILLLTPKTGRDGYVEPSDISEAATTAGLSASKSVSVGKDWSGSRLVTPKAAKSGKR